The proteins below are encoded in one region of Flavobacterium nackdongense:
- a CDS encoding alkaline phosphatase, whose protein sequence is MSCSNSIVKTFFCLFLWCCFSFTSSAQEEYKDPKNKDPKEVFAGGSFYEVQKYPQTKPNKTPKNIILMIGDGMGLAQVYSGLTANGGHLNLENFKNIGFSKTSSSDQYVTDSAAGATALSTGVKTYNGAIGVDPNKKPVVHILERAEKKGLTTGLVSTSAITHATPASFIAHVDSRKSFDDIALDFISNDIDVFIGGGKKYFEKRKDGKNLSQELKDKGYQVLYNIEDIQNVKSGKLAGLTAEDHNKPMPDRGEMLVPATQTALKLLSQNKKGFFLMVEGSQIDFAAHKNDTPGVVLEMLDFDKAIGAALAFAASNKETLIIVTADHETGGMTLLDGDYKTGKVVAKYTSLGHSGIAVPIFAFGPGSEEFTGFMENTEIAEKMMQLLKLK, encoded by the coding sequence ATGAGCTGTTCCAATTCAATTGTAAAAACCTTTTTCTGTCTATTCTTATGGTGCTGCTTTTCTTTTACTAGTTCAGCTCAAGAAGAATACAAAGACCCAAAAAACAAAGACCCCAAAGAAGTTTTTGCTGGAGGTTCCTTTTATGAAGTACAAAAGTATCCGCAAACTAAGCCCAACAAAACACCCAAAAACATCATTTTAATGATTGGAGATGGTATGGGACTTGCTCAAGTGTACAGTGGTCTGACGGCAAACGGTGGCCATTTGAACTTAGAAAATTTCAAAAACATTGGGTTCTCAAAAACCAGTTCATCGGATCAATATGTGACCGATTCTGCGGCTGGCGCAACAGCTTTATCTACAGGGGTAAAAACCTATAACGGAGCGATTGGTGTAGATCCCAACAAAAAACCAGTCGTACACATTCTGGAAAGAGCGGAAAAAAAAGGGCTTACCACAGGTTTGGTTTCCACCTCTGCCATCACCCACGCTACGCCAGCCTCTTTTATCGCCCACGTCGATTCTCGAAAAAGTTTCGATGATATTGCCTTGGATTTTATCAGCAACGATATCGATGTATTTATTGGTGGCGGAAAAAAATATTTCGAAAAACGCAAAGACGGTAAAAACCTTAGCCAAGAACTCAAGGACAAAGGCTATCAGGTTCTTTACAACATCGAAGATATCCAAAATGTAAAATCGGGAAAACTTGCCGGTTTGACCGCCGAAGATCATAACAAACCGATGCCTGACAGAGGCGAGATGCTTGTTCCAGCCACGCAAACTGCCCTGAAACTTTTGTCCCAAAACAAGAAAGGTTTCTTTCTGATGGTCGAGGGTTCGCAAATAGATTTTGCTGCGCATAAAAACGATACTCCGGGAGTAGTTCTCGAAATGTTAGATTTTGATAAAGCGATTGGAGCTGCTTTAGCCTTTGCCGCCTCTAATAAAGAAACTTTAATCATCGTTACCGCCGACCACGAAACGGGTGGAATGACGCTATTGGACGGCGATTACAAAACCGGAAAAGTAGTAGCAAAATATACTAGTTTAGGCCACTCAGGAATTGCAGTTCCTATTTTCGCTTTTGGTCCTGGATCCGAGGAGTTTACTGGCTTTATGGAGAATACTGAAATTGCCGAAAAAATGATGCAATTGCTAAAATTGAAATAA
- a CDS encoding ROK family protein: MSNAIIDDKRIVMTLDAGGTNFVFSAIQGNKQIVESIRLYPNSDHLEKCLETVISGFEIVKKELKSEPVAISFAFPGPADYPKGIIGDLPNLPAFRGGVALGPMLENHFNIPVYINNDGNLFAYGEALFGFIPEINKRLEETNSPKRFHNIIGITLGTGFGVGLVCNKQLITGDNSNGGEGWLLRDILSPDCHVEEHLSREGIRRSYAAKSNTAVENVGMPFEIYKIAKGIETGNQQAAIETFNDFGTVLGEALANLITLLDGIVVLGGGVSEAYDLFAPAMFEQLESKFRLHNGDPLNRLVPRVFNLEDPVGMKRLLDGNQIDLAIPGTDKTISYDPFLRTGVRVTKNDTCQIISLGAYAFALNKLDSN; encoded by the coding sequence ATGAGTAATGCAATAATCGATGACAAACGCATCGTAATGACCTTAGACGCTGGAGGAACTAATTTTGTATTTTCCGCCATTCAAGGCAACAAACAAATCGTAGAATCCATAAGACTCTACCCCAATTCAGACCATTTAGAAAAATGTCTTGAAACAGTTATTTCAGGTTTTGAGATTGTAAAAAAAGAATTAAAAAGTGAACCTGTAGCCATCAGTTTTGCTTTCCCAGGTCCAGCCGATTACCCCAAAGGAATCATCGGTGATTTACCCAATTTACCGGCATTTCGTGGTGGAGTGGCTTTGGGTCCAATGTTAGAAAATCATTTCAACATCCCAGTTTATATCAATAATGATGGTAATTTATTTGCCTACGGCGAAGCGCTATTTGGATTTATTCCTGAAATAAATAAACGGTTAGAAGAAACCAATAGCCCCAAAAGATTCCATAACATCATAGGTATTACGCTTGGAACGGGATTCGGTGTCGGATTAGTATGCAACAAGCAATTAATTACAGGCGATAATTCAAACGGTGGCGAAGGTTGGCTCCTGCGGGATATCTTAAGTCCAGACTGCCACGTCGAAGAACATTTAAGCCGTGAGGGAATCAGGCGAAGTTATGCAGCGAAATCAAATACTGCCGTGGAAAACGTTGGAATGCCTTTTGAAATTTACAAAATTGCCAAAGGAATCGAAACCGGAAATCAACAAGCCGCTATCGAAACATTTAATGATTTCGGAACCGTTTTAGGCGAAGCATTGGCCAACCTAATCACCCTTCTGGACGGGATTGTTGTTCTCGGAGGAGGCGTTTCTGAAGCTTACGACCTTTTTGCCCCAGCAATGTTCGAACAATTAGAATCAAAATTTAGATTGCATAATGGCGACCCACTAAACCGTTTGGTGCCTCGTGTATTCAACCTAGAAGATCCAGTGGGTATGAAAAGATTGCTTGATGGTAACCAAATAGATTTAGCCATTCCTGGCACAGACAAAACCATCAGCTATGATCCTTTTCTGCGAACTGGAGTGCGAGTGACCAAAAATGACACTTGCCAAATAATTTCTTTAGGTGCTTACGCATTTGCACTCAATAAATTGGACTCCAATTAA
- a CDS encoding glycoside hydrolase family 2 protein, whose product MTKKRICLLLLTTSFGVFGQQLEYKNDFSNAATTLKTVERGSCTVVDGVLKSTDAYAKFGNPEWKNYTVKFKARAPKSAEQVQIWAGFRAFNRNDRYVVGLRGGLQNTLYLSRMGYMGTDEFLGLRVLNFKPVPGTWYDIKIEVVGNRIRIFLDNEALPYLDIVDKNANLAPAGEVTLGGSWIETEFDDLSITALDENYLKNQAVVEWSKKIEPNDKENRRIADRANYKPIVVDALKGSRSEIVLDGNWLFMPENELADAKNGSNENAQDTNWHTMSVPNFWNPSRVWLHGESFEGFPKGVSDVYFQKETDRCKNYTFDYTKTKVAWYRQYVELPTTIQSKHITLNFDAVSKIAEVYINGKLAGSHVGMFGDFTIDATPFLRAGKNLIAVRVVRDFITNIEDGDKIVDVAVTVPVTNNMLKDIAHGFFKDDPAGIWQPVKMVITDNLKIEDVYIKPSLQGATFEVTLKNYASKSVKYDLTTEILDKETTSQLYTGTSLTKGELKAGEERKVTFTIANLKPRLWTPNHPNLYHFNFKLVSGTTEIDSKTITSGFRTFEVKNGFFFLNGNQYWLRGANHTSYALGINDRNLADTFYQLMKTANMDVTRTHTVPYNELWMDASDENGIGISYEGTWPWLMIKNSMPEPKLLQLWSDEFIGLLKKYRNHPSILIWTVNNEMKFYDNPGDLEPTKAKMKVISDVVKRMREIDPTRPISFDSNYVRNEQKFGKEYFKTIDDGDIDDDHKYINWYDYTVFKFFKGEFQKKANPGRPLISQELSTGYPNAETGHATRFYNLVHQNPQSLIGYQSYEFGNPQAFLNVNSFITGELAEALRRTGDKMAGVLHFALLTWFRNAYDYKNIEPYPTYFAMQRAMSPVLVSAELWGRNLYGGEKIPVKFAVVNDRENGTAVKESMVQWELQAENGEKLVGGKEKVPAVQHSARQWVTPEIIIPENLTAPKSVAKLKLKLIESGITIAENEYKLNVATKQWSASVINPAKKIAVVDFNGMNKSLDFLKVKYTAYPTVAAALQAKADVYLFSGLEVSKNCSEQDIQAIRTSINKGAKALVLKSAEAAQKIYPEYITGVLVPTEGDIVNMEMPESPVFDGIGLFDLRYFNNNKTEVPTVCNAALKINRSKEVVELANQTKIHGYINGEMKDRSEYVKTIKGFSILRINKGGAAIISTMSHEKATTDPIAGRLLTNMINDLLMH is encoded by the coding sequence ATGACAAAAAAACGAATTTGCCTACTCCTTTTAACCACTTCATTTGGTGTTTTTGGACAACAATTGGAGTATAAAAATGATTTCTCGAATGCTGCAACTACCCTGAAAACTGTTGAAAGAGGAAGCTGTACCGTCGTTGATGGTGTTTTGAAATCTACAGATGCCTATGCTAAGTTCGGAAATCCGGAATGGAAGAATTATACTGTCAAATTCAAAGCCAGAGCACCAAAAAGTGCCGAACAAGTACAAATTTGGGCGGGTTTCAGAGCTTTTAACAGAAATGACAGATACGTTGTAGGACTACGAGGTGGATTGCAAAACACGCTTTACCTGAGCCGTATGGGTTATATGGGCACCGATGAGTTTCTTGGTTTAAGAGTCTTAAATTTCAAACCCGTTCCCGGCACTTGGTACGACATCAAAATAGAAGTGGTGGGCAATCGCATCCGTATCTTCTTGGACAATGAAGCACTACCTTACCTTGATATTGTGGACAAAAACGCCAATTTAGCTCCAGCCGGCGAAGTGACCCTCGGCGGAAGTTGGATCGAAACGGAGTTTGATGATTTGTCCATCACCGCATTGGATGAAAATTATCTAAAAAACCAAGCTGTAGTCGAATGGAGCAAAAAAATTGAACCGAACGACAAGGAAAACAGAAGAATTGCCGATAGAGCCAATTACAAACCTATCGTAGTAGACGCTTTGAAAGGCAGTCGTTCTGAAATAGTTTTGGATGGCAATTGGTTGTTTATGCCCGAAAATGAACTTGCTGATGCAAAAAATGGTTCAAATGAAAATGCGCAGGATACCAACTGGCACACGATGTCGGTTCCTAACTTTTGGAATCCATCACGCGTTTGGTTGCACGGTGAATCCTTCGAAGGTTTCCCGAAAGGCGTTTCGGATGTATATTTTCAAAAAGAAACCGATCGCTGCAAAAATTACACTTTCGACTATACGAAAACCAAGGTAGCTTGGTACCGTCAATATGTGGAACTGCCAACAACTATCCAGTCAAAACACATCACTTTGAATTTCGATGCGGTTTCAAAAATTGCTGAAGTATACATCAACGGAAAATTGGCGGGATCACACGTGGGAATGTTTGGTGATTTCACAATAGATGCAACCCCATTCTTACGAGCAGGGAAAAATCTTATTGCCGTTCGTGTGGTTCGTGATTTTATAACCAATATCGAAGATGGCGATAAAATTGTAGATGTTGCAGTAACGGTACCCGTAACCAACAATATGCTGAAAGATATTGCCCACGGGTTTTTCAAAGATGATCCGGCTGGTATTTGGCAGCCCGTAAAAATGGTCATCACTGACAATTTGAAGATTGAAGATGTTTACATCAAACCTAGTTTACAAGGTGCTACCTTTGAAGTCACCTTAAAAAACTACGCTTCAAAATCGGTTAAATACGATTTGACTACCGAAATTTTAGACAAAGAAACTACGAGTCAATTGTACACAGGAACTTCTTTGACAAAAGGAGAATTAAAAGCGGGTGAAGAGCGAAAAGTTACCTTTACCATCGCAAACCTGAAACCCCGATTGTGGACGCCAAATCATCCGAATTTGTATCATTTTAATTTCAAATTAGTTTCCGGAACCACAGAAATCGACAGCAAAACAATCACTTCGGGTTTCAGAACATTTGAAGTAAAAAATGGTTTCTTCTTCCTGAACGGCAACCAATACTGGCTTCGTGGTGCCAATCACACCTCTTATGCATTGGGCATCAACGACCGAAATTTAGCAGATACTTTTTATCAGTTGATGAAAACTGCCAATATGGATGTGACCCGCACACATACTGTGCCTTACAACGAACTTTGGATGGATGCCTCGGATGAAAACGGCATCGGAATTAGTTATGAAGGAACTTGGCCTTGGTTAATGATCAAAAATTCGATGCCGGAACCAAAGCTTTTGCAATTATGGTCGGATGAATTTATTGGTCTTTTGAAAAAATACAGAAACCATCCTTCTATCTTGATTTGGACCGTGAATAACGAAATGAAATTCTACGATAATCCGGGAGATCTTGAACCAACGAAGGCCAAAATGAAAGTCATCTCAGATGTGGTCAAACGAATGCGAGAAATTGACCCGACAAGGCCTATTAGTTTCGATTCCAATTATGTGCGCAATGAGCAAAAATTTGGCAAAGAATATTTTAAGACTATTGACGACGGCGATATCGACGACGACCATAAATACATCAACTGGTATGATTATACCGTTTTTAAATTTTTCAAGGGTGAATTCCAGAAAAAGGCCAATCCCGGTCGACCTTTAATCAGCCAAGAATTATCAACCGGTTATCCTAATGCAGAAACAGGTCACGCTACTCGTTTTTACAACCTAGTGCATCAAAATCCGCAAAGTTTAATCGGATATCAGTCGTATGAATTTGGTAATCCGCAAGCGTTTTTGAATGTAAACTCATTTATAACCGGAGAATTAGCCGAGGCGCTTCGTCGTACAGGCGATAAAATGGCAGGTGTTTTACATTTTGCACTGCTTACTTGGTTCCGAAATGCCTACGATTATAAAAACATCGAACCCTATCCAACGTATTTTGCGATGCAAAGAGCAATGTCTCCAGTATTGGTAAGTGCTGAATTATGGGGACGAAATTTATACGGTGGCGAAAAAATACCCGTGAAATTTGCTGTAGTAAACGACAGAGAAAACGGAACAGCCGTAAAAGAATCGATGGTTCAATGGGAATTACAGGCAGAAAATGGGGAGAAATTAGTGGGTGGCAAAGAAAAAGTGCCCGCAGTGCAACATTCTGCTCGTCAATGGGTCACGCCTGAAATCATTATTCCTGAGAATTTAACAGCACCAAAATCAGTTGCCAAGCTTAAACTAAAACTAATCGAAAGCGGCATTACCATTGCGGAAAACGAATACAAACTGAATGTCGCTACCAAACAATGGAGTGCTTCGGTCATCAACCCAGCCAAGAAAATTGCGGTAGTCGATTTTAATGGAATGAACAAATCTTTGGATTTCTTGAAAGTGAAATATACTGCCTATCCAACAGTCGCTGCGGCGCTTCAGGCAAAGGCAGATGTGTATCTGTTTTCAGGACTTGAGGTTTCAAAAAACTGCAGCGAGCAAGACATTCAGGCTATTCGAACAAGCATTAATAAAGGAGCTAAAGCATTGGTATTGAAATCAGCAGAGGCAGCTCAAAAAATATATCCTGAATACATCACGGGAGTTCTTGTACCTACCGAAGGGGATATCGTCAATATGGAAATGCCAGAATCCCCTGTTTTTGATGGAATCGGTTTATTTGACTTACGCTATTTCAACAACAACAAAACAGAAGTTCCTACGGTTTGCAACGCTGCTTTAAAAATCAACCGAAGCAAAGAAGTGGTTGAATTGGCCAATCAAACTAAAATACACGGATATATCAATGGCGAAATGAAAGACAGATCCGAATATGTTAAAACCATAAAAGGCTTTTCAATTTTGAGAATCAACAAAGGTGGAGCTGCCATCATTTCGACTATGAGCCACGAAAAAGCAACTACCGACCCAATTGCTGGAAGGCTTTTAACGAATATGATTAATGATTTATTGATGCATTAA
- a CDS encoding sugar phosphate isomerase/epimerase family protein: MKIISNSMFLFLIGFIACSPTKNSDQRSDTTKNWPVASYNYGGLEKKTPQEQLQLLENSGYDGIVLKSEKIEDFNSLEEFIRLDEMNSKFKINAVFERYNFNDSEERKERWKKVVDKIANRNIQIWIIFGKKTEGITDDFIDQKLREITNYAKQKKVEVILYPHSDCYIASAEEALPFVEKINNSNLKLAIHLYHEVRAGNGARIAEVFDKVKHRLGAVTFAGTNVVADYTNPKTRDLSTIKPVGTGDFDLTHFILPLKKSNYKGTVTIMNFGITESPEVYLPKSLAEWNRLVKN, encoded by the coding sequence ATGAAGATAATTTCAAATAGTATGTTTTTGTTTCTAATTGGTTTTATTGCTTGTTCTCCAACAAAGAACAGCGATCAGCGATCCGATACAACTAAAAATTGGCCTGTTGCCAGTTATAATTATGGCGGACTAGAAAAGAAAACGCCACAGGAACAACTACAACTTTTAGAAAATTCAGGTTACGATGGGATTGTTTTAAAAAGTGAAAAAATAGAAGATTTCAATAGCCTAGAGGAATTTATTCGATTGGATGAAATGAATTCGAAATTTAAAATAAATGCTGTTTTTGAACGCTATAATTTTAATGATTCCGAGGAAAGAAAAGAGCGTTGGAAAAAAGTAGTCGATAAAATAGCGAATCGAAACATTCAAATCTGGATTATTTTCGGCAAAAAGACAGAAGGAATTACCGATGATTTCATTGACCAAAAATTAAGAGAAATCACCAATTATGCAAAGCAAAAAAAAGTAGAAGTCATCCTATATCCACACAGTGATTGCTACATTGCTTCGGCAGAGGAAGCCCTGCCTTTTGTCGAAAAAATCAATAATTCCAATCTAAAACTGGCCATTCATTTGTATCACGAGGTGAGAGCAGGAAACGGAGCTCGAATCGCCGAGGTTTTTGATAAAGTAAAACACCGTTTGGGAGCGGTAACTTTTGCCGGAACCAATGTTGTCGCCGATTATACCAACCCGAAAACGCGCGATTTGAGTACTATTAAACCCGTTGGAACTGGCGATTTTGACTTAACTCATTTTATTTTGCCTCTAAAAAAATCGAATTATAAAGGAACCGTGACGATTATGAACTTTGGCATAACCGAAAGTCCTGAGGTGTATTTGCCAAAATCTTTGGCGGAATGGAATAGACTAGTAAAAAATTGA
- a CDS encoding sialate O-acetylesterase, whose protein sequence is MNTNLSFRKAVFTIAVLLSMFQLQAKVRLPSILADNMVLQQKTEAKLWGWANANAKVEVKTSWNKKTYKTTADANGNWLLKINTPAAGGPFQISISDGEVLTLKNILIGEVWFCSGQSNMEMPVKGFPRQPTKGGNSVIAKANPKVPIRMFLADSKEGKFIKQFSKKPQTDCQGQWLDNSSENVANASATAYFFAQYVQEVLDVPVGIIVSSLGGSMVESWMSREAISAFKEVDLSVLDNDTEIKKPNSTACVNFNAKINPFTNFTIKGFLWYQGESNKNNADLYAKLMPAFVKDLRSRWDIGEFPFYYVQIAPYNYDGADKTSAARLREVQTQHITDIPNSGMITTLDIGSPQFIHPVNKETVGERLALWALGATYGKKGFGYAPPIFKSMEIKEAKIYIDFKNADQGISPMWTPLKGFEIAGEDKIFYPANAEIETSTTRLAVSSEKVAKPVAVRYAFKNYAEASIFGITGIPVAPFRTDDWPLQ, encoded by the coding sequence ATGAATACTAATTTATCCTTCCGAAAAGCCGTTTTTACAATAGCCGTGCTACTTTCGATGTTTCAGCTGCAAGCCAAGGTGCGCCTGCCATCTATTCTGGCCGACAATATGGTTTTGCAACAAAAAACAGAAGCCAAATTATGGGGCTGGGCCAATGCCAATGCTAAAGTTGAAGTAAAAACTTCTTGGAATAAAAAAACCTATAAAACCACTGCTGATGCCAACGGAAATTGGTTGCTCAAAATCAATACTCCGGCTGCTGGTGGACCTTTCCAAATAAGCATTTCAGATGGCGAAGTCCTCACATTAAAAAACATCCTCATTGGCGAAGTGTGGTTTTGCTCTGGCCAATCGAATATGGAAATGCCCGTGAAAGGTTTTCCACGCCAACCCACAAAAGGCGGAAATTCGGTCATTGCAAAAGCCAATCCTAAAGTGCCGATTAGAATGTTTTTGGCTGACTCGAAAGAGGGGAAATTCATCAAACAATTCAGCAAAAAACCACAAACCGATTGCCAAGGTCAATGGTTAGACAACAGCTCGGAGAACGTTGCCAATGCTAGTGCCACTGCTTACTTTTTTGCCCAATACGTGCAAGAAGTTTTGGATGTGCCCGTTGGCATTATTGTCTCGTCTTTGGGCGGTTCTATGGTCGAATCCTGGATGAGTCGGGAAGCTATTTCTGCTTTCAAAGAAGTCGATTTGTCTGTTTTAGATAACGACACCGAAATCAAAAAACCGAACAGCACAGCCTGTGTGAACTTCAATGCCAAAATTAACCCATTTACTAATTTTACCATCAAAGGTTTTTTGTGGTATCAAGGCGAAAGCAATAAAAACAATGCCGATTTATATGCCAAACTAATGCCTGCCTTTGTCAAGGATTTACGTTCGAGATGGGACATCGGTGAGTTTCCGTTTTATTATGTACAAATCGCGCCCTACAATTACGATGGTGCCGACAAAACTTCGGCGGCTCGTTTGCGCGAAGTGCAAACTCAACATATCACCGACATACCCAATTCCGGAATGATAACTACCTTAGATATTGGTAGCCCTCAATTTATTCATCCTGTCAATAAAGAAACGGTTGGAGAACGTCTCGCCTTATGGGCATTGGGAGCGACCTACGGCAAAAAAGGTTTTGGCTATGCCCCTCCAATTTTCAAATCAATGGAAATCAAGGAGGCTAAAATCTATATCGACTTTAAAAATGCCGACCAAGGAATCAGTCCGATGTGGACCCCGCTCAAAGGATTTGAAATCGCTGGCGAAGATAAAATTTTCTATCCTGCCAATGCCGAAATCGAAACCTCCACTACCCGACTTGCCGTTTCGAGCGAAAAAGTAGCCAAACCGGTGGCCGTTCGCTATGCTTTCAAAAATTATGCTGAAGCGAGTATTTTTGGGATTACGGGAATTCCGGTAGCCCCTTTCAGAACCGATGATTGGCCATTACAATAG
- a CDS encoding SMP-30/gluconolactonase/LRE family protein produces MKQSKKYLFTLVIAFFAISLGTAQDKTATYDAPDQAVWHAKSRTWFVSNLGGGISLKKDHYGWITQTDKNGKVIQDFWIGKTEGMHAPSGMTTTDDYLYVCDREGVYEIEIAKRKIKNFFKIEGASFINDVVIAQNGDLYVSDFFGDKIYKLPKENRKPEVWLETATLKAPDGLYMEKDKLIVASWGKLSNPATFETSVLGDLLSIDLKTKKIEVLISKMGNLEGITKADNFYFVTDWFSGKVLQVDVRQKTVSTFISGLKNPTDPNFAPELNVLAIPQHGTNQVLFINLQKN; encoded by the coding sequence ATGAAACAGTCCAAAAAATATCTTTTCACACTAGTAATCGCTTTTTTTGCGATTAGTTTAGGAACGGCACAAGATAAAACAGCCACGTACGACGCACCAGACCAAGCCGTTTGGCACGCCAAATCTAGAACTTGGTTTGTTTCGAATTTAGGAGGAGGAATTTCCCTAAAAAAAGACCATTACGGATGGATCACACAAACCGACAAGAATGGAAAGGTGATTCAGGATTTTTGGATAGGAAAAACAGAGGGAATGCACGCCCCAAGTGGGATGACAACAACCGATGACTACCTCTACGTGTGTGATCGAGAGGGCGTGTATGAAATTGAAATCGCCAAAAGAAAAATTAAAAACTTCTTCAAAATTGAAGGGGCTTCCTTCATCAATGATGTCGTAATTGCCCAAAATGGAGACTTATATGTTTCTGACTTTTTTGGCGATAAAATATACAAACTGCCCAAAGAAAATCGAAAACCAGAGGTTTGGCTTGAAACTGCCACTTTGAAAGCACCCGATGGATTGTATATGGAAAAAGATAAATTAATTGTTGCGTCTTGGGGAAAACTGAGCAATCCAGCCACTTTTGAAACATCGGTCTTGGGTGATTTGCTGAGCATTGATTTAAAAACAAAGAAAATCGAAGTTCTAATAAGCAAAATGGGGAACTTGGAAGGCATTACCAAAGCAGATAACTTTTATTTTGTAACCGATTGGTTTTCTGGCAAAGTGTTGCAAGTTGATGTGCGCCAAAAAACGGTAAGCACTTTCATTTCCGGTCTAAAAAATCCTACCGATCCCAATTTTGCTCCTGAATTGAATGTGTTGGCTATTCCGCAACACGGGACCAATCAAGTCCTTTTTATCAACCTACAAAAGAACTAA